A single window of Candoia aspera isolate rCanAsp1 chromosome 3, rCanAsp1.hap2, whole genome shotgun sequence DNA harbors:
- the F3 gene encoding tissue factor — MVRRHYSAAGAPLAPAVLLCALLSLLPCNSGRSTVQTAVNITWSSINFKTLLYWDPKPVGYVYTVEIDGDLLRRGKVCIHTNKTECDVTNVMLQNLKDAYIARIYSEIPYDEDNFETPPYEVSSVFEPYTQTDLGMPTIARFEQKDVTLKVEVTNPLTPYRVNGTLQTIKDIFRNDLEYILYYWKDQSTGRKSSKTKTNQFEVSVDKGKSYCFYVQANIPSRVNNQKSQKSTVTCTSVQREDLDALDLDKILIIVAVAVGVIIVIIILSVVVYKCKKAKGKLSEKENMPPNL, encoded by the exons ATGGTCCGACGGCATTACTCTGCGGCGGGAGCGCCCCTTGCTCCAGCGGTGCTGCTCTGCGCGTTGCTCTCTCTGCTTCCCTGCAACTCAG GTAGGTCTACAGTACAGACAGCTGTTAACATTACTTGGTCATCGATCAATTTTAAGACTCTGCTCTACTGGGATCCAAAGCCAGTTGGTTATGTTTATACAGTTGAAATTGATGG GGACCTGTTAAGACGGGGAAAAGTATGCATTCATACTAATAAAACTGAATGTGATGTTACTAATGTGATGCTACAGAATTTAAAAGATGCCTACATAGCACGCATATATTCTGAAATACCTTATGATGAAGATAATTTTGAAACACCTCCATATGAAGTTTCTTCAGTCTTTGAACCTTACACACAAA CTGACCTTGGAATGCCAACAATAGCACGTTTTGAACAAAAAGATGTAACTCTGAAAGTAGAAGTAACTAATCCATTAACACCTTACAGAGTTAATGGTACCTTGCAAACTATCAAGGACATATTCAGAAATGATCTGGAATACATATTATACTACTGGAAGGACCAAAGTACGGGCAGG AAATCATCAAAGACAAAAACCAATCAGTTTGAAGTCAGTGTTGATAAAGGAAAGAGCTACTGTTTCTATGTTCAAGCTAATATTCCAAGCCGTGTAAATAACCAAAAAAGTCAAAAAAGCACTGTAACATGTACCAGCGTTCAAAGGGAGGATTTGGATG ctCTTGATTTGGACAAAATCCTCATAATAGTAGCTGTTGCTGTTGGAGTCAtcattgtaattattattttatctgtgGTGGTGTATAAGTGTAAAAAGGCAAAGGGCAAATTATCAGAAAAAGAGAATATGCCTCCAAATTTGTAA